Proteins from a single region of Chroicocephalus ridibundus unplaced genomic scaffold, bChrRid1.1 SCAFFOLD_332, whole genome shotgun sequence:
- the LOC134509448 gene encoding plasminogen activator inhibitor 1-like: protein MRVAPVALVALAWVALAGAGTPVTGRVARLVTDFGLRLFREAMGHRGDTNAIFAPHGATAVLVALQLATAGHSRHQLETAMGFSINDPEVAAELRVLRRALRGPGHLLAVAEGLFVGRGVTLTPGFVSRFVRALGPRRLARVDFQRGEGARALLDAWVQEQTQGLIQGLLPPGAVGANTRLVLANAVYFKGAWLSPFPPAATRPRPFHRGDGTVVTVPMMAQTAKFNCGDFETPEGVPYEVVEVPYSGEEVAMLLVAPFWRGVPIVTLTRLLDAQLVTTWITNMSPAPRVLVLPRFSLETTWDLRAPLKSLGVRALFDPDAADFTPLSVEEPLVLGQALQKVRMEVTENGTQVASGTAAIVYSRMAPLEILLDRPFLFLLRHNPTGAILFVGQVTEP, encoded by the exons ATGCGCGTGGCCCCagtggccctggtggccctggccTGGGTGGCCCTGGCGGGTGCTGGGACACCGGTGACAGGTCGGGTGGCCCGGCTGGTGACCGACTTTGGGCTGCGGCTCTTCCGGGAGGCGATGGGACACCGAGGGGACACCAACGCCATCTTCGCCCCCCACGGGGCCACCGCCGTGCTGGTGGCCCTCCAACTGGCCACCGCTGGACATAGCCGTCACCAGCTTGAGACGGCCATGGGCTTCAGCATCAACG ATCCAGAGGTGGCGGCGGAGCTGCGGGTGCTGCGCCGGGCGCTGAGGGGACCCGGCCACCTCCTGGCGGTGGCCGAGGGACTTTttgtggggcggggggtgacgCTGACCCCCGGCTTCGTCTCCCGCTTCGTCCGGGCCCTGGGCCCCCGACGCCTGGCCAGGGTGGACTTCCAACGGGGGGAGGGTGCCCGCGCCCTCCTCGACGCCTGGGTGCAGGAGCAAACGCAGG GGCTGAtccaggggctgctgccccccggcGCGGTGGGTGCCAACACCCGCCTGGTGTTGGCCAACGCCGTCTACTTCAAGGGTGCCTGGCTgagccccttcccccccgccgccacccggCCCCGGCCCTTCCACAGGGGCGATGGCACCGTCGTCACCGTCCCCATGATGGCACAGACGGCCAAGTTCAACTGCG GGGACTTCGAGACGCCGGAGGGTGTCCCCTacgaggtggtggaggtcccctACAGCGGGGAGGAGGTGGCCATGCTGCTGGTGGCCCCCTTCTGGCGGGGCGTCCCCATCGTCACCCTCACCCGCCTCCTGGACGCCCAACTTGTCACCACCTGGATCACCAACATGAGCCCCGCGCCCCGTGTCCTCGTCCTGCCCCG ctTCTCCCTGGAGACCACCTGGGACCTCCGAGCACCCCTGAAGTCCTTGGGGGTCCGCGCCCTCTTTGACCCCGACGCCGCCGACTTCACCCCACTCTCAG ttGAGGAGCCCCTTGTCCTGGGCCAAGCCCTGCAGAAGGTGAGGATGGAAGTGACGGAGAACGGCACCCAGGTGGCATCAGGCACCG CCGCCATCGTCTACTCCCGCATGGCGCCCCTGGAAATCCTCCTGGATcggcccttcctcttcctcctgcgcCACAACCCCACTG